From Yersinia hibernica, a single genomic window includes:
- a CDS encoding YcjX family protein encodes MKRLQNEITSLVNRGLDRHLRLAVTGLSRSGKTAFITSLVNQLLHVHSGARLPLFSAVREERLLGVKRVPQRDLGIQRFTYDEGLASLYGTPPNWPTPTRGVSEIRLALRFRSDDALLRHFKETSTLYLEIVDYPGEWLLDLPMLEQDYLSWSRQMAGLLQGDRAEWAKPWLTLCQQCDPLAPADENLLAAMAQAYTDYLIRCKNEGLHFIQPGRFVLPGDMAGAPALQFFPWPDVSDVAESRLAQADKHSNLGMLRTRFNYYCNSVVKGFYKEHFVRFDRQIVLVDCLQPLNSGPQAFNDMRLALTQLMQSFHYGKRTLFRRLFSPCIDKLMFAATKADHVTADQHANLVSLLQQLVQEAWQNAAFEGISMDCVGLASVQATESGIVEHQGQKIPALRGNRLADGMPLTVFPGEVPARLPGPVFWQQQGFHFDEFRPQAVHVDSPLPHIRLDAVMEFLLGDKLR; translated from the coding sequence ATGAAACGACTGCAAAATGAGATTACATCCTTGGTCAATCGCGGGCTGGATAGGCATCTGCGCTTGGCCGTAACTGGCCTGAGCCGCAGCGGGAAAACCGCTTTTATCACCTCGCTTGTGAATCAACTTCTTCATGTCCACAGCGGTGCCCGTTTGCCGCTGTTTTCTGCTGTGCGCGAAGAGCGGTTACTCGGTGTGAAACGGGTGCCACAGCGTGATCTGGGTATTCAACGTTTTACCTACGATGAAGGTCTGGCTTCGTTATATGGCACGCCGCCAAATTGGCCAACACCGACCCGTGGTGTGAGTGAAATTCGTTTGGCACTGCGTTTTCGCTCCGATGATGCGCTTTTGCGCCATTTTAAAGAGACATCGACCCTGTATCTGGAAATTGTTGATTATCCTGGTGAATGGCTGCTGGATTTGCCTATGCTGGAACAAGATTATTTAAGTTGGTCGCGGCAAATGGCGGGCTTGTTACAAGGCGATCGCGCTGAGTGGGCTAAACCTTGGCTAACACTGTGTCAGCAATGTGATCCACTCGCGCCTGCCGATGAAAATCTGCTGGCGGCCATGGCTCAGGCTTATACCGATTATCTGATTCGTTGCAAAAATGAAGGGCTACATTTTATTCAGCCAGGGCGATTTGTGTTGCCGGGTGATATGGCGGGTGCCCCTGCATTGCAGTTTTTCCCGTGGCCGGATGTCAGTGATGTGGCTGAGTCACGGCTAGCTCAGGCCGATAAACATTCAAATTTGGGGATGTTACGTACCCGCTTTAATTATTACTGCAATTCGGTGGTGAAAGGTTTTTACAAAGAGCATTTTGTTCGTTTTGATCGGCAAATCGTGCTGGTGGATTGCCTGCAACCATTGAATAGTGGCCCACAGGCGTTTAACGATATGCGCCTGGCATTAACGCAATTGATGCAGAGTTTTCATTATGGCAAGCGCACATTATTCCGCCGCTTATTCTCTCCGTGTATCGATAAACTGATGTTTGCGGCCACCAAAGCTGACCATGTGACGGCAGACCAACATGCTAACTTAGTCTCCTTACTGCAACAATTAGTGCAGGAAGCTTGGCAAAATGCCGCATTTGAAGGGATCAGTATGGATTGTGTCGGGCTGGCCTCGGTACAGGCAACGGAAAGTGGCATTGTCGAACATCAGGGGCAAAAAATCCCCGCGCTACGTGGCAATCGGCTGGCCGATGGTATGCCACTGACCGTCTTCCCCGGTGAGGTTCCTGCGCGTTTACCCGGCCCGGTATTTTGGCAGCAGCAAGGGTTTCATTTTGATGAGTTCCGCCCACAAGCTGTGCATGTTGACAGCCCATTGCCCCATATTCGCCTTGACGCGGTGATGGAATTTTTATTGGGAGATAAATTGCGATGA
- a CDS encoding YcjF family protein gives MSEPLKPRIDFEQPLQPLDEPVLKAAQAFDQQVAENFYPAAPELDAENEDGRVEGLVNAALKPKRSLWRKMVTAGGVLFGVSVIAQSVQWLNQAWQQQDWIALGATAAGGLIVLAGVGSLVTEWRRLYRLRQRAEERDTARELLLSHGIGQGRAFCEKLARQAGLDRGHPALQRWQASLHETHNDREVVELYAKLVQPALDNLARAEISRYAAESALMIAVSPLALVDMAFIAWRNIRLINRIAALYGIELGYFSRLRLFRLVLLNIAFAGASELVREVGMDWLSQDLAARLSARAAQGIGAGLLTARLGIKAMELCRPLPWLGDDKPKLGDFRRQLISQLKNTLPKKDKPPQP, from the coding sequence ATGAGCGAGCCTTTAAAACCCCGCATCGATTTTGAGCAGCCCCTACAACCCTTGGATGAGCCGGTATTGAAAGCTGCGCAGGCTTTTGACCAACAGGTCGCTGAGAATTTCTATCCTGCGGCCCCGGAACTGGACGCAGAAAATGAAGACGGGCGGGTCGAGGGGCTGGTTAATGCGGCGTTGAAACCCAAACGCAGTCTGTGGCGCAAAATGGTCACTGCGGGGGGGGTATTATTTGGTGTTAGCGTGATTGCCCAGTCAGTGCAGTGGCTCAATCAGGCCTGGCAACAACAGGATTGGATTGCTTTGGGAGCAACTGCGGCGGGGGGCTTGATTGTGTTGGCCGGGGTTGGCTCGCTAGTAACAGAGTGGCGGCGCTTGTACCGCCTGCGGCAACGGGCCGAAGAGCGAGATACCGCCCGCGAACTGCTGTTGAGCCACGGTATCGGGCAAGGGCGCGCATTTTGTGAAAAACTGGCGCGCCAAGCTGGGTTGGATAGAGGGCACCCCGCACTCCAGCGCTGGCAAGCCTCACTGCATGAAACTCATAATGACCGTGAAGTCGTTGAATTGTATGCCAAACTGGTACAACCTGCACTGGATAATCTGGCGCGAGCTGAAATCAGCCGCTATGCCGCTGAGTCAGCATTGATGATTGCTGTCAGCCCGCTGGCGTTGGTGGATATGGCATTTATTGCCTGGCGGAATATTCGTCTGATCAATCGTATTGCCGCTTTATATGGCATTGAGTTGGGATATTTCAGTCGCCTGCGTTTGTTCCGCTTGGTGCTGCTTAATATCGCCTTTGCCGGGGCATCTGAATTGGTGCGCGAAGTGGGGATGGATTGGCTGTCGCAGGATTTAGCTGCGCGTCTGTCAGCCCGCGCCGCACAAGGTATTGGGGCCGGATTGTTGACGGCCCGCTTAGGCATCAAAGCCATGGAATTGTGCCGGCCGTTGCCGTGGTTAGGTGATGACAAACCTAAGTTGGGCGATTTCCGTCGGCAGTTGATTAGCCAGTTGAAGAATACCTTGCCCAAGAAAGATAAACCGCCGCAGCCATGA
- a CDS encoding RES family NAD+ phosphorylase: protein MMLYRIVMRRYLASTWTGYGAEIYGGRWNHKGHAAIYLASSISLAMLETLVHIQDSSTLSEFELFQIEIEDSNIMLLQPLDWPTDWRNDPAPATTMDIGTEWLESESSLGLLVPSTLVPSENNLLLNPRHKDFQTSLHSVKPLSFAFDARLK from the coding sequence ATGATGCTCTATCGCATCGTGATGCGCCGCTATCTTGCATCAACCTGGACTGGTTATGGCGCTGAAATCTATGGCGGCCGGTGGAATCATAAGGGGCATGCTGCCATTTACTTAGCCAGCAGTATATCGTTGGCGATGTTAGAGACATTGGTACATATTCAGGACAGCTCCACGCTGAGTGAATTCGAGTTATTCCAGATTGAAATTGAAGATAGCAATATTATGCTGCTTCAGCCGCTGGATTGGCCGACGGACTGGCGCAATGACCCGGCACCTGCGACGACAATGGATATCGGCACCGAATGGCTGGAATCAGAATCATCACTTGGATTGCTGGTTCCATCCACGCTGGTGCCATCAGAAAATAATCTACTACTCAACCCGCGACATAAAGATTTCCAAACTAGCTTACACAGTGTCAAACCACTCTCTTTTGCCTTTGACGCGCGGCTGAAATAG
- the xre gene encoding type II toxin-antitoxin system antitoxin Xre — protein MRTYHPTPASKTGALWREIGLPASRGTVLVDSIKMGFSVDVIDGIHLWASIPKAEILRATGIPSRSLTRRRTHDGRFTPEESERIARFVRVMDAAVDLFGGDKGKAITWMSTPIKGLGHRRPDSLLETETGALEVCDLIGRLEHGVFS, from the coding sequence ATGAGAACATATCACCCCACCCCAGCCAGTAAAACAGGGGCGCTATGGCGAGAAATCGGTTTGCCAGCCAGCCGCGGTACGGTATTAGTCGATAGCATCAAAATGGGCTTTTCTGTTGATGTCATTGACGGTATCCATCTATGGGCATCTATCCCTAAAGCTGAAATCTTACGGGCGACCGGTATTCCCAGCCGCAGTTTGACACGTCGGCGCACCCATGACGGCCGTTTCACCCCTGAAGAAAGTGAGCGAATTGCGCGTTTCGTCCGGGTAATGGATGCGGCAGTTGATCTGTTTGGCGGTGATAAAGGCAAGGCGATTACTTGGATGTCGACCCCGATTAAAGGCCTTGGTCACCGCAGGCCGGACTCCTTACTGGAGACTGAAACCGGTGCATTAGAAGTCTGCGATTTAATTGGGCGCTTGGAGCACGGTGTATTTTCATAA
- the tyrR gene encoding transcriptional regulator TyrR, translating to MCLEVFCEDRIGLTRELLDLLVLRGIDLRGIEIDPIGRIYLNFSQLDFSVFSALMMDIRRIDGVTDVRTVSFMPSEREHRALRALLESMPEPVFSIDLKGNLELANPAARQLFSLNEEKIHHKTAGNLLGGYNFARWFDGGESAPHTERVLINNQDYLMEITPIQLEDENQQNQTVGAVVMLKSTARMGKQLQILSVNDDTEFKQIVATSVKMRQVLEQARKLAMLDAPLLLVGDTGTGKDLLARACHLRSPRGKMPFLGLNCASLPDDVVESELFGYAAGAYPNAVEGKKGFFEQANGGSVLLDEIGEMSPRMQIKLLRFLNDGTFRRVGEEHEVHVDVRVICATQKNLVELVQRGEFREDLYYRLNVLTITLPPLRERQADIMPLTALFVARFSDEQGVPRPKLAPELSSFLTNYGWPGNVRQLKNAIYRALTQLDGAELRPQDIVLPEFEVEAALGDEVLDGSLDDISKRFERSVLTRLYRNYPSTRKLAKRLGVSHTAIANKLREYGLSSKRPASDESEEE from the coding sequence ATGTGCTTGGAAGTTTTTTGCGAAGACCGAATCGGTCTTACCAGAGAGTTACTTGATCTCTTGGTGTTACGTGGCATTGATTTACGGGGGATTGAAATTGATCCTATTGGCCGTATCTATCTGAATTTCTCGCAACTGGATTTCAGTGTATTTAGTGCATTGATGATGGATATTCGGCGTATTGATGGGGTGACAGATGTTCGCACCGTTTCCTTTATGCCGTCGGAGCGCGAACATCGTGCACTAAGGGCGTTGCTTGAATCTATGCCTGAGCCCGTCTTCTCTATTGATTTAAAAGGGAATCTTGAGCTGGCAAACCCTGCGGCCCGTCAGCTTTTTTCCCTTAATGAGGAGAAAATTCACCACAAAACAGCGGGTAACTTACTGGGGGGATACAATTTTGCGCGCTGGTTTGATGGCGGGGAGAGCGCTCCTCATACCGAGCGAGTATTGATCAATAATCAGGATTACCTGATGGAGATCACACCGATTCAGCTAGAAGATGAAAACCAACAAAATCAGACTGTTGGGGCTGTGGTCATGTTGAAATCTACCGCCCGTATGGGGAAACAGCTGCAAATCTTGTCGGTAAATGATGATACCGAATTTAAACAAATTGTTGCCACCAGTGTTAAGATGCGCCAAGTGCTTGAACAAGCACGTAAATTAGCGATGTTAGATGCGCCTTTACTGCTGGTTGGTGATACCGGAACCGGTAAAGACCTGCTGGCACGAGCTTGTCACTTGCGCAGCCCGCGCGGAAAAATGCCGTTCCTCGGCCTTAATTGTGCATCTCTCCCAGATGATGTCGTGGAAAGTGAGCTGTTTGGTTACGCCGCAGGTGCTTACCCGAATGCAGTAGAAGGCAAAAAAGGCTTTTTTGAGCAAGCAAATGGCGGCTCGGTGCTGCTAGATGAAATTGGCGAGATGTCGCCTCGTATGCAAATCAAGCTGTTGCGCTTTCTCAATGACGGAACTTTCCGCCGGGTTGGGGAAGAGCATGAGGTGCATGTTGATGTGCGGGTTATTTGTGCCACCCAAAAGAATTTGGTGGAATTAGTGCAACGCGGCGAATTCCGCGAGGATTTATATTACCGCCTCAATGTGCTGACCATCACTTTGCCGCCATTACGTGAGCGTCAAGCCGATATCATGCCGCTGACGGCACTGTTTGTTGCTCGTTTCTCTGACGAACAAGGGGTGCCTCGGCCGAAGTTGGCGCCTGAACTGAGTAGTTTCCTAACAAATTATGGTTGGCCGGGTAATGTGCGCCAACTGAAAAATGCGATTTATCGCGCATTGACGCAATTGGACGGGGCAGAGTTACGGCCGCAGGATATCGTGTTACCGGAATTTGAAGTTGAGGCGGCACTGGGGGATGAAGTCTTGGATGGTTCGCTTGACGATATCAGTAAACGTTTCGAACGTTCTGTTTTGACTCGCCTTTATCGCAACTACCCAAGTACGCGTAAACTGGCCAAACGACTGGGTGTTTCTCACACCGCGATTGCCAATAAATTGCGTGAATATGGTTTAAGCAGCAAACGCCCCGCCAGTGATGAAAGCGAAGAAGAATAA
- the tpx gene encoding thiol peroxidase — MTQTVHFQGNPVTVAGQLPQPGDKAKDFTLVAKDLSDVALSSFAGKRKVLNIFPSIDTGVCAASVRKFNQLAGELENTVVLCISSDLPFAQSRFCGAEGLSNVTTLSTLRGADFKQAYGVAITEGPLAGLTARAVVVLDGQDNVIYSELVNEITTEPDYDAALAALK; from the coding sequence ATGACACAGACAGTACATTTCCAAGGCAATCCAGTGACCGTTGCAGGCCAACTCCCGCAACCGGGCGATAAAGCTAAAGATTTTACTTTGGTCGCAAAAGATTTATCTGATGTTGCTCTGAGCAGCTTTGCAGGTAAACGTAAAGTCCTGAATATCTTCCCAAGTATTGATACCGGTGTTTGTGCCGCATCTGTACGCAAATTCAATCAATTGGCTGGCGAACTTGAGAACACCGTGGTTCTTTGTATCTCCTCTGACCTGCCATTTGCCCAATCACGTTTTTGTGGTGCTGAAGGCCTGAGCAACGTCACTACACTGTCAACTTTGCGTGGCGCAGATTTTAAGCAAGCCTATGGTGTGGCGATTACTGAAGGCCCATTAGCTGGTTTGACTGCTCGTGCCGTCGTGGTGCTGGATGGTCAGGACAATGTTATCTACAGTGAGTTGGTTAACGAAATCACCACCGAACCTGACTATGATGCCGCACTGGCAGCACTGAAATAA
- the ycjG gene encoding L-Ala-D/L-Glu epimerase, which produces MRTLRCYPEAWPLHSAFVISRGSRTEAKVVVVEIEEAGIHAVGECTPYPHYGESESSVMAQLALVASAIEQGASREALQQLLPAGAARNAVDCALWQLACLQHQQSLWQLTQTTPVANISMAQTVSIGTPEAMAHSASALAHLGANLLKIKLDDHFIAERLVAVRSAAPAVTLIVDANESWQPEGLAARCQLLADLGVAMLEQPLPAGQDDALQNFIHPLPICADESCHTRADLAGLVGRYDMVNIKLDKSGGLTEALLLAEQAKSLGFAIMLGCMLCTSRAIRAALPLASSARFVDLDGPTWLQHDVDNGLHFSAGAIDLSA; this is translated from the coding sequence ATGAGAACCCTGCGTTGCTACCCAGAGGCCTGGCCTCTACATTCTGCGTTTGTTATTTCTCGCGGAAGCCGTACTGAGGCAAAAGTTGTGGTTGTCGAGATTGAAGAGGCAGGGATTCATGCTGTTGGGGAGTGTACCCCCTATCCGCATTATGGTGAAAGTGAATCTTCTGTGATGGCGCAGTTGGCATTGGTGGCCAGCGCCATAGAGCAGGGCGCTTCGCGTGAAGCACTACAACAGCTATTACCCGCAGGTGCGGCGCGCAATGCGGTGGATTGTGCTCTGTGGCAGTTGGCATGTTTGCAGCATCAGCAAAGTTTATGGCAACTGACTCAGACGACGCCAGTGGCTAATATTTCCATGGCTCAGACGGTCAGTATTGGGACGCCAGAGGCGATGGCGCACAGTGCAAGTGCCTTGGCGCACCTCGGTGCCAACTTACTGAAAATAAAACTCGATGACCATTTTATCGCCGAGCGCTTGGTGGCTGTCCGTAGCGCGGCACCGGCAGTGACATTGATTGTCGATGCCAATGAGTCCTGGCAACCTGAGGGGCTGGCTGCTCGTTGCCAGTTGCTGGCAGATTTAGGGGTGGCGATGCTAGAGCAGCCGCTGCCTGCGGGGCAGGATGATGCATTGCAGAATTTTATTCACCCATTGCCTATTTGTGCCGATGAAAGTTGCCATACTCGCGCGGATTTGGCGGGCTTGGTTGGCCGCTATGATATGGTCAACATTAAACTGGATAAAAGCGGGGGGCTAACCGAAGCATTGCTGTTGGCCGAACAGGCAAAATCGCTCGGATTTGCCATTATGCTCGGCTGTATGCTGTGTACATCGCGCGCGATACGTGCTGCATTACCACTGGCCTCTAGTGCTCGTTTTGTTGATTTGGATGGCCCGACGTGGCTGCAACACGATGTTGATAACGGGCTGCATTTCTCAGCCGGTGCTATTGATTTATCGGCTTAA
- the mpaA gene encoding murein tripeptide amidase MpaA — MSQYRPRCARGNLLTLGQQYGTSLLGAPLLYFPAANPSPRTGLIIAGTHGDESAAIVALSCALRTITPEQQRHHVILAVNPDGCQLGLRANANGVDLNRNFPAKNWQAGETVYRWNSAAQARDVVLSTGEYAGSEPETQALCILMTQLSPHWVVSLHEPLACIEDPGSSALGERLAANFALPLTTSVGYTTPGSFGSWCADINLPCITAELPPISADAASECYLAAMIDLLTLAD; from the coding sequence ATGAGCCAATATCGTCCCCGCTGCGCACGGGGAAATCTGCTCACGTTAGGGCAACAATACGGAACCTCCCTCTTGGGCGCGCCACTGCTGTATTTCCCAGCGGCCAATCCCTCGCCCCGCACTGGGCTGATTATCGCCGGAACTCATGGTGATGAAAGCGCTGCCATTGTTGCCCTCTCCTGCGCACTGCGCACTATCACGCCAGAGCAGCAGCGTCACCATGTGATATTGGCGGTAAACCCCGATGGCTGCCAACTGGGGCTACGGGCGAATGCCAATGGGGTCGATCTTAATCGCAATTTCCCGGCGAAAAATTGGCAAGCCGGTGAAACAGTGTATCGCTGGAATAGTGCCGCGCAGGCGCGAGATGTCGTGCTGTCCACCGGAGAATATGCTGGATCTGAACCCGAAACCCAGGCTTTGTGTATATTGATGACACAGCTGTCCCCGCATTGGGTGGTTTCCTTGCACGAGCCCTTAGCCTGCATCGAAGACCCAGGCAGTTCGGCACTGGGCGAGCGGCTGGCCGCAAATTTTGCACTGCCGCTAACCACCAGTGTCGGTTACACCACACCGGGATCTTTCGGCAGTTGGTGTGCGGATATCAACTTACCCTGCATTACTGCGGAGTTACCGCCCATATCCGCCGATGCCGCCAGTGAATGTTATCTGGCTGCCATGATTGATTTATTGACCTTGGCAGATTAA
- a CDS encoding peptide ABC transporter substrate-binding protein — translation MRYFRYALCAALVGTALGAANAADVPAGTVLAEKQELVRHIKDEPASLDPMKAVGLIEAQVARDLFEGLVNQDAHGQIIPGVATNWKTTDNQTYIFTLRKDAKWSNGDPVTAKDFVYSWRRLVDPKSLSPFAWFAELAGMENAQQIIAGKMPPETLGVSAVDNYTLKVKLSKPVPYFPSLTANFSLFPVPASVIEKYGSDWTKVGNLVGNGAFKLQDRVVNEKLVLVPNDYYWNHAHTVLTKVTFIPINQEANATKRYQAGDIDITESFPKNLYQKLLKDIPDQVYTPDQLGTYYYAFNTQRAPTNDVRVRKALSYAIDRKIIAEKVLGTGEKPAYHFTPDVTAGYHPVANLLQQQDQEELNAQAKALLHAAGYGPDKPLKLSLLYNTSDNNQKLAIAIASMWKKTLGVDVQMINQEWKTYIDSRNTGNFDVVRASWVGDYNEPSTFLSLLTSAHSGNIAKFASADYDRLLSEAGKQTNPKALSDDYNKAEQIIAEQVPIAPIYQFTNGRLIKPWVKGYPITNPEDVAYSQMIYIIKH, via the coding sequence ATGCGCTATTTCCGTTATGCATTGTGTGCCGCATTAGTTGGCACAGCGCTGGGCGCGGCAAATGCTGCTGATGTCCCTGCGGGCACCGTATTGGCTGAAAAACAAGAACTGGTCCGTCATATTAAAGATGAGCCGGCCTCACTGGACCCGATGAAAGCCGTTGGGTTAATTGAAGCCCAGGTTGCTCGGGATTTGTTTGAAGGGCTGGTTAATCAGGATGCCCATGGCCAGATAATTCCGGGGGTTGCAACCAATTGGAAAACGACAGATAACCAAACCTATATTTTTACGTTGCGCAAAGATGCTAAATGGTCGAATGGTGATCCGGTCACGGCAAAAGATTTTGTATATAGCTGGCGGCGCTTGGTTGACCCTAAAAGTTTATCGCCTTTTGCCTGGTTTGCAGAACTGGCTGGAATGGAAAACGCGCAACAAATTATCGCCGGAAAAATGCCGCCTGAGACGCTAGGGGTTAGCGCTGTCGATAATTACACCCTCAAAGTTAAACTCAGCAAGCCAGTACCTTATTTCCCCAGCCTGACAGCCAATTTTAGTTTATTCCCAGTGCCAGCAAGTGTCATTGAAAAATATGGGAGTGACTGGACTAAAGTTGGCAATTTGGTGGGCAATGGCGCATTTAAATTACAAGATAGAGTCGTGAATGAGAAATTAGTCTTGGTCCCAAATGACTATTATTGGAACCATGCTCATACTGTTCTCACGAAAGTGACTTTTATCCCCATCAATCAGGAAGCCAATGCCACTAAACGCTATCAAGCGGGGGATATTGATATTACAGAGTCATTCCCCAAAAATTTATATCAAAAATTATTAAAAGATATTCCTGATCAAGTTTATACCCCAGACCAGCTAGGAACTTATTATTACGCCTTTAATACGCAGCGTGCGCCAACAAATGATGTGCGGGTGCGCAAAGCATTATCCTATGCCATAGACCGCAAGATTATCGCGGAAAAAGTATTGGGAACAGGTGAAAAACCAGCCTATCACTTTACTCCTGATGTGACTGCTGGCTATCATCCGGTGGCGAATTTATTACAACAGCAAGATCAAGAAGAACTGAATGCCCAAGCCAAGGCGCTGTTGCATGCCGCCGGTTATGGCCCGGATAAACCACTGAAATTATCATTACTGTATAACACATCGGATAATAATCAGAAGTTAGCCATTGCCATTGCTTCAATGTGGAAGAAGACATTAGGTGTGGATGTTCAAATGATTAACCAAGAGTGGAAAACCTATATTGATAGCCGTAATACCGGTAACTTTGATGTAGTTCGTGCATCATGGGTTGGCGATTACAATGAGCCCTCTACATTCTTGTCATTACTGACTTCCGCCCACAGTGGCAATATCGCGAAGTTTGCGAGTGCAGATTATGACCGTTTATTGAGTGAAGCCGGTAAACAGACTAACCCCAAAGCGCTGAGTGATGATTACAATAAAGCTGAGCAGATTATTGCCGAGCAAGTGCCGATAGCACCTATATATCAATTTACCAATGGGCGCTTAATTAAACCTTGGGTGAAAGGTTATCCGATCACAAACCCTGAGGATGTGGCATACAGTCAAATGATTTATATTATCAAACATTAA
- the zntB gene encoding zinc transporter ZntB: MDLVEGKALQVSDAVYAYQLDGKGGVTAISADTIATAEQPCWLHLDYTHPESAAWIQNTSLLPEAVRDGLAGESVRPKVSRLGEGTMITLRGINFNNDSRPDQLVTIRVYMTDKLIISTRHRKVYSIDAVLNDLQTGTGPTNSGSWLVEIVDGLTDHTNEFIEDLHDKIIDLEDDLLEQKIPQRGQMALLRKQLIVLRRYMAPQRDVFSRLASERLPWMNDDDRRRMQEISERLGRGLEDLDASIARTAVLSDEISSLMADAMNRRTYTMSLLAMVFLPTTFLTGLFGVNLGGIPGNTYSFGFTAFCLMLVVLILAVAWWLKHSKWL, encoded by the coding sequence GTGGATCTCGTTGAAGGAAAAGCACTCCAAGTCTCTGATGCCGTTTATGCTTATCAACTTGATGGCAAAGGGGGGGTAACAGCAATCAGTGCCGATACCATCGCAACTGCGGAGCAACCTTGCTGGCTGCATCTGGATTACACTCACCCGGAAAGTGCCGCCTGGATACAGAATACCTCATTGCTGCCCGAGGCTGTTCGGGATGGCCTTGCAGGGGAAAGTGTGCGCCCGAAAGTGAGCCGCTTGGGTGAAGGCACGATGATAACGCTGCGAGGTATCAATTTTAATAATGATTCCCGCCCTGACCAGCTAGTTACCATCCGGGTTTATATGACGGATAAGCTCATTATCTCAACCCGACACCGCAAAGTGTATTCTATCGATGCGGTATTGAACGATTTACAAACTGGCACGGGCCCAACTAACAGCGGCAGTTGGCTGGTGGAGATAGTTGATGGTTTGACTGACCATACCAATGAATTTATTGAAGATCTGCATGATAAAATTATCGATCTTGAAGATGATTTACTGGAGCAGAAAATTCCACAACGTGGCCAGATGGCATTGCTGCGTAAACAGTTGATTGTGTTGCGGCGATATATGGCCCCACAGCGGGATGTTTTCTCGCGTCTGGCCAGTGAGCGCCTGCCGTGGATGAATGATGATGACCGGCGTCGTATGCAGGAAATCTCTGAGCGTCTGGGGCGTGGCTTAGAGGATTTAGACGCCAGTATTGCTCGCACCGCGGTGCTGTCTGATGAGATTAGCTCGCTAATGGCTGATGCCATGAACCGGCGCACCTATACTATGTCACTGTTGGCGATGGTGTTTTTACCCACTACTTTTTTGACCGGCCTATTTGGTGTTAACCTCGGTGGGATTCCTGGGAATACCTATTCTTTTGGTTTTACAGCATTTTGTTTAATGTTAGTGGTGTTGATATTAGCGGTTGCGTGGTGGTTAAAACACAGTAAATGGCTGTAG
- the ttcA gene encoding tRNA 2-thiocytidine(32) synthetase TtcA: protein MQEKQVVNQKEQYNLNKLQKRLRRNVGQAIADFNMIEEGDRVMVCLSGGKDSYTMLDILQNLQKSAPINFTLIAVNLDQKQPGFPEDILPAYLEKQGVEYQIVEENTYGIVKDIIPEGKTTCSLCSRLRRGILYRTATELGATKIALGHHRDDILQTLFLNMFYGGKLKGMPPKLMSDDGKHVVIRPLAYCREKDIERFAVAREYPIIPCNLCGSQPNLQRQVIKDMLRDWDKQYPGRIETMFSAMQNVVPSHLNDHRLFDFKSITHNSEIVDGGDLAFDREELPLQPVGWQPEDDEDLEKPALVRLDVLEIK, encoded by the coding sequence ATGCAAGAGAAACAAGTGGTTAACCAAAAAGAACAATACAATTTGAACAAATTACAGAAACGCCTGCGCCGCAATGTGGGTCAGGCGATTGCTGATTTTAATATGATTGAAGAAGGTGACCGCGTGATGGTCTGCCTCTCAGGCGGCAAAGACAGCTATACCATGTTGGATATTTTGCAAAACCTGCAAAAAAGTGCGCCGATTAATTTTACCCTTATTGCGGTTAATCTGGATCAAAAACAGCCTGGCTTCCCCGAGGATATCCTGCCGGCTTATCTAGAGAAACAAGGTGTTGAATACCAGATTGTTGAAGAAAATACCTATGGGATTGTCAAAGATATTATTCCCGAGGGGAAAACCACCTGCTCACTTTGCTCACGCCTGCGCCGGGGGATTTTATACCGCACCGCAACAGAGTTAGGGGCGACCAAAATTGCGCTCGGTCACCACCGTGATGATATTTTGCAAACCCTGTTCCTCAATATGTTCTATGGTGGGAAACTGAAAGGTATGCCGCCAAAATTGATGAGCGATGATGGCAAACATGTGGTTATCCGCCCACTGGCTTACTGTCGTGAAAAAGACATTGAACGTTTCGCTGTTGCCAGAGAGTACCCCATCATTCCTTGTAACTTATGCGGTTCACAGCCCAATCTGCAGCGGCAGGTGATTAAAGATATGCTGCGCGATTGGGATAAACAGTATCCGGGGCGAATCGAAACCATGTTTAGCGCCATGCAAAATGTGGTGCCGTCACATTTAAATGACCACAGGTTATTTGATTTCAAAAGTATCACTCATAACAGTGAAATTGTGGACGGGGGAGACTTGGCTTTTGATCGTGAAGAACTGCCACTGCAACCTGTTGGCTGGCAACCAGAAGATGATGAAGACCTTGAAAAGCCAGCGCTGGTTCGCCTTGATGTGCTGGAAATCAAATAA